The Engystomops pustulosus chromosome 4, aEngPut4.maternal, whole genome shotgun sequence genome contains a region encoding:
- the IRF1 gene encoding interferon regulatory factor 1, translating into MPVTRMRMRPWLEQQINSNKIHGLSWIDKEEGIFQIPWKHAARHGWDMEKDACLFRGWALHTGKLKVGEKETDPKTWKANFRCAMNSLPDIKEVKDRSIHKGSSAARVYKMLPVHVKTDKKERKIKPMKDSKSRPKKKTEVSPADSELEEAVKNCPPSDDHSYTANVYATQELDIGNLEIIALNECEVTSSVPEWPADTMDMPMPDSTNDVYQLQVSPMCSEAEDDERETTAEELYKMLEPVWQQTNIDGKGYFTNETGHQNTFLHEYTSLYSNEPINLSELEVRVTTEMKSDGIFNFHELTASALVCGV; encoded by the exons ATGCCAGTGACACGTATGAGGATGAGACCTTGGCTTGAACAGCAGATTAATTCCAATAAAATCCATGGTCTTTCATGGATAGACAAG gAAGAGGGGATTTTCCAGATTCCCTGGAAGCATGCTGCACGACATGGCTGGGATATGGAAAAAGATGCCTGTCTTTTCCGGGGCTGGGCTCTTCATACAG GAAAATTAAAAGTTGGTGAAAAGGAAACCGATCCGAAGACCTGGAAAGCAAATTTCCGCTGTGCAATGAACTCTCTTCCCGACATTAAAGAAGTGAAGGATAGAAGTATACATAAAGGCTCAAGTGCGGCTAGAGTGTACAAGATGCTGCCCGTTCATGTAAAGACAGATAAAAAAG AACGCAAAATCAAACCCATGAAAGATTCCAAAAGTCGACCAAAGAAAAAG ACTGAGGTCTCACCTGCAGACAGTGAGTTGGAAGAAGCTGTGAAAAACTGTCCCCCTTCAGACGACCACAGCTACACGGCAAATGTGTATGCAACACAGGAACTCGACATCGGAAACTTGGAAATCATAG CCCTGAATGAGTGTGAAGTTACCAGCAGTGTACCTGAATGGCCAGCAGACACAATGGATATGCCCATGCCTGACAGCACAAATGATGTGTACCAGCTCCAGGTGTCACCTATGTGCTCAGAAG CTGAAGACGATGAGAGAGAAACCACTGCTGAGGAGCTTTACAAG ATGCTTGAACCTGTTTGGCAGCAGACAAACATAGATGGCAAAGGATATTTTACCAATGAAACTGGACATCAAAATACTTTTCTCCACGAGTACACCTCATTATATTCTAATGAACCCATCAACTTGTCAG AGCTTGAAGTGCGGGTAACTACAGAAATGAAATCAGATGGTATTTTTAACTTTCACGAATTGACAGCTTCAGCCCTCGTGTGTGGAGTGTGA